One window of Chroococcidiopsis sp. TS-821 genomic DNA carries:
- the nblB gene encoding phycobilisome degradation protein NblB encodes MSMTPETVKQMLSSEDLGERLRAVNQIRELEDTALAFELVQNAVQDRNARVRYSAVSQMDTLGGQNLQVTLDLLRDRLINDPEPDVQAAAADCIGALKLTEAYPDLAQLYHSTSEWLIKFSIVATLGELGDPRSFDLLQEALNSDIDLVKTAAISSLGDLKDARAVELLAPHVSNADWQVRYRAAQALGKLGGAQAQSILKEMVNDEVEAVAQEAQTALKQMG; translated from the coding sequence ATGAGTATGACACCTGAAACTGTTAAACAAATGCTGAGTTCTGAGGATTTGGGAGAACGCTTGCGGGCGGTAAACCAAATTCGGGAACTTGAAGACACTGCACTTGCTTTTGAATTGGTGCAAAATGCTGTTCAAGATCGTAATGCACGCGTTCGTTATTCGGCAGTGAGCCAAATGGATACTTTGGGCGGACAAAATTTGCAAGTGACGCTAGATTTGTTGCGCGATCGCTTAATTAACGATCCTGAACCTGATGTTCAAGCTGCTGCTGCCGATTGCATCGGTGCTTTAAAATTAACTGAGGCGTATCCTGATTTAGCCCAACTATATCACAGCACCAGCGAGTGGCTGATTAAGTTTAGTATTGTTGCTACATTAGGCGAATTAGGCGATCCGCGGTCGTTTGACTTGCTTCAAGAAGCACTCAATTCAGATATTGACTTAGTAAAAACTGCAGCAATTAGTTCGTTAGGCGACTTAAAAGACGCACGCGCTGTAGAACTTCTAGCACCTCATGTATCCAACGCAGATTGGCAAGTACGCTACCGTGCTGCCCAAGCTTTAGGAAAATTGGGTGGAGCGCAAGCGCAGTCCATACTAAAAGAGATGGTAAACGATGAAGTCGAAGCTGTAGCGCAGGAAGCTCAAACAGCTCTCAAGCAGATGGGTTAG